In a genomic window of Flavobacterium lipolyticum:
- a CDS encoding gliding motility-associated C-terminal domain-containing protein, protein MVKKYTSFLQFALFFIVLLACVSKSQAQCAGTDEQHIICDIEDPVNQSISLFSLLGGTPTPGGIWTDNNNLRGLDPATGMLNAQLISSGGTYQYTYTVTTPGCVVNKAIVTLTIGAYSGIGTEATICNDRGEYNLFTAFNSVIMGPHSNGTWRDSSGRIVKSTFTVPKVQVKTTYNFTYTVPPVLACESTPLTSAVKITVVRKPEAGDPTDKELCGTTDLGPYANFDLHELLSGEDMGGMWSGPGITASTGHTVDLQALFATSGAGEYSYTYTVFAVPNQNICENDSETVKITLEKRLDFTGARVLVDSDICEDKIATASYIARIMQGPQVIPNGEYEVQYTITGPTVASATVKANFTNGVLVFPLSSNYFKQIGTFTLTVTSIIATSGKKLCTNIIGILSDDLIISPFPRLDGAVLTTTPVCQNQAAIVQLSNASLLANGTYRITYNLMGDNVVTGRTVNITVSAGSANFVIPASLNVKSGSSAITITSITNITNPTPQCSNVANVKGNQIINPLPDGTTIVVQVENFCFGEPVPVAVSGLGNLTDVTLSYTLSGDNSSVLQTVVLAVANGKASFVIPQGLLLNTGSSVIIARNLKNNTTSCDVNLSNVVDSFVINTIPNAPIATSPQVFCKVEGAVITNLTPRGAQYKWYSSGTATTPLADTYVLKTEQLYVREISTANCISAPTPVSVVVNDTPAPTLNSGGENFCGLKNPTIADLSKATNVSSTVAWYDAENNGNLLTSTTLLRDKATYYGFDLSIVTSCISDDYLGVTVSLFDCNPEEYAFFIPDGFSPNGDNVNDTFRIPDIEFLYPDYTLEIFNRYGNVMFKGNRNKPNWDGRNSESAGFGDGIVPNGVYFYVVNFNKDNRRPQQGRLYLNR, encoded by the coding sequence ATGGTGAAAAAATACACTAGTTTCTTGCAATTTGCATTGTTTTTTATTGTTTTGTTGGCTTGTGTTTCAAAAAGCCAGGCACAATGTGCAGGAACCGACGAGCAACATATAATTTGTGATATTGAAGATCCGGTCAATCAATCAATTTCTTTGTTTTCGTTGTTGGGAGGTACACCAACTCCGGGGGGGATCTGGACGGATAATAATAATCTAAGAGGTCTGGATCCTGCTACAGGAATGTTAAATGCCCAGCTTATATCAAGTGGAGGTACTTACCAATACACTTATACCGTAACAACGCCAGGATGTGTTGTAAATAAAGCAATCGTAACCTTAACTATTGGCGCATATTCGGGAATTGGAACTGAAGCTACAATCTGTAATGACAGAGGAGAGTATAATCTTTTTACGGCATTTAATAGTGTTATTATGGGACCGCATTCCAACGGAACATGGAGGGATAGCAGCGGTAGGATTGTAAAATCTACGTTCACGGTACCAAAAGTACAAGTGAAGACCACTTATAATTTTACTTATACAGTACCGCCTGTGCTGGCATGCGAATCGACACCACTTACTTCTGCCGTGAAGATAACGGTTGTAAGGAAGCCGGAAGCCGGAGATCCAACAGATAAAGAATTATGCGGCACGACTGACTTAGGGCCTTATGCTAATTTTGACCTGCACGAGCTGCTTTCAGGAGAAGATATGGGAGGTATGTGGAGTGGTCCAGGTATTACTGCATCAACGGGTCATACCGTTGATCTTCAGGCTTTGTTTGCTACATCAGGAGCGGGAGAGTACAGCTATACCTACACTGTTTTTGCAGTTCCGAATCAGAATATCTGCGAGAATGATAGTGAAACGGTAAAAATTACACTGGAAAAAAGATTAGATTTTACCGGCGCAAGGGTGTTGGTTGATTCGGATATTTGTGAAGATAAAATTGCAACAGCATCCTATATCGCAAGAATTATGCAAGGGCCGCAAGTAATTCCGAACGGAGAATATGAAGTTCAGTATACTATTACAGGGCCTACCGTTGCATCAGCAACTGTAAAGGCTAATTTTACAAATGGGGTATTGGTATTTCCGCTTAGCTCTAATTATTTTAAGCAAATAGGTACATTTACGCTTACGGTGACTAGCATTATAGCTACATCCGGTAAAAAATTATGTACCAATATAATTGGTATTTTATCAGATGATTTAATCATTAGTCCATTCCCGCGATTGGATGGTGCAGTATTAACAACCACTCCGGTCTGCCAGAATCAGGCAGCAATAGTTCAGCTTTCAAATGCTTCGTTATTGGCTAATGGAACTTACAGAATTACTTATAATCTGATGGGAGATAATGTTGTTACCGGTAGAACAGTAAATATTACAGTTTCCGCTGGGAGTGCAAACTTTGTAATTCCGGCGAGTCTAAATGTAAAAAGCGGATCATCAGCAATTACAATTACGAGTATCACAAACATTACAAATCCGACTCCCCAATGTTCGAATGTAGCCAATGTAAAAGGGAATCAGATTATTAATCCTCTGCCAGATGGGACAACTATTGTCGTACAGGTCGAAAACTTTTGTTTTGGAGAACCAGTTCCTGTAGCTGTTTCCGGATTAGGAAATTTAACTGACGTTACGCTCTCTTACACACTTTCGGGTGATAATTCTTCGGTATTACAAACGGTTGTTTTAGCAGTAGCAAACGGAAAAGCTAGTTTTGTTATTCCGCAAGGATTGCTTTTGAATACAGGTTCTTCAGTAATTATAGCCCGTAATTTAAAGAACAACACTACGTCATGTGATGTTAATTTAAGTAACGTAGTGGATTCTTTTGTGATAAATACTATTCCCAACGCTCCTATTGCAACAAGTCCGCAGGTATTTTGTAAAGTGGAGGGAGCAGTAATTACAAATTTAACGCCACGCGGGGCTCAGTACAAATGGTATAGTTCTGGAACGGCAACTACACCACTTGCAGATACTTATGTTTTAAAAACAGAGCAGCTTTATGTAAGAGAAATTTCTACTGCAAATTGTATTTCTGCACCAACTCCCGTTTCGGTTGTGGTAAATGATACGCCAGCTCCAACTCTGAATTCAGGTGGGGAAAATTTTTGTGGTTTAAAAAATCCGACAATTGCAGATTTATCCAAAGCGACCAATGTATCTTCGACAGTTGCGTGGTATGATGCCGAAAATAACGGTAATTTATTGACTTCAACAACTTTGCTTCGCGATAAGGCAACTTATTATGGTTTCGATCTTTCGATTGTAACCAGTTGTATTTCTGATGATTATTTAGGGGTTACAGTTTCTTTATTCGATTGTAATCCGGAAGAATATGCTTTTTTTATTCCGGACGGATTTTCACCAAACGGAGATAACGTAAATGATACTTTCAGGATTCCGGATATAGAATTTTTATACCCGGATTATACTCTTGAAATCTTCAACAGATATGGAAATGTAATGTTTAAAGGAAATAGAAATAAACCCAATTGGGATGGGAGAAATTCCGAATCGGCCGGTTTTGGTGATGGAATTGTACCAAATGGGGTCTATTTTTATGTGGTCAATTTTAATAAAGACAACAGACGTCCGCAGCAGGGGCGACTTTACCTGAACAGATAA
- a CDS encoding PorP/SprF family type IX secretion system membrane protein: MKKVLLFISFLFCITSASAQQDPEYTHYMYNMSVVNPAYATGVPAMMNFGGLYRTQWVGAVGAPKTFTFFGHTALSDKIEVGLSLVSDDIGDGAKKENNFYADFAYVLNLGGKNKLSLGLKAGYTSLQSNFNGFKLESGNVASDLAFAENVNVTKPNIGVGAYYFRDNFYVGLSVPNLLSTKHLEEKSGINAYGSEAIHTFLTAGYVFQLNDKVKLKPAFLSKFVPGAPVTLDLTANVLYNNKFELGAAYRVNDAVSALLNINVTPTLRVGYAYDHTLSNMGRFNSGTHEIMLLFDLDLLGKGYDKSPRFF, translated from the coding sequence ATGAAAAAAGTACTACTTTTTATAAGTTTCCTCTTTTGTATCACATCAGCCTCAGCCCAACAGGATCCTGAGTACACCCATTATATGTACAACATGAGTGTAGTCAATCCTGCTTATGCGACAGGCGTTCCTGCTATGATGAATTTTGGAGGATTGTACAGAACGCAATGGGTGGGAGCTGTTGGAGCGCCTAAAACTTTTACCTTTTTCGGACATACAGCTTTAAGCGATAAAATTGAAGTGGGATTATCATTGGTTTCAGATGATATTGGCGACGGAGCAAAAAAAGAGAATAATTTTTATGCTGATTTTGCCTATGTTTTAAATTTGGGTGGGAAAAATAAACTTTCGCTTGGATTAAAAGCAGGTTATACATCGCTCCAAAGTAATTTCAACGGGTTTAAATTAGAGAGTGGGAATGTGGCCAGTGATTTGGCTTTCGCCGAAAATGTAAACGTCACCAAGCCAAATATTGGAGTAGGGGCCTATTACTTTAGAGATAATTTTTATGTCGGATTGTCTGTGCCTAATTTGTTGAGTACGAAACACCTTGAAGAAAAATCCGGAATCAACGCTTACGGATCAGAAGCCATTCATACTTTTTTAACGGCAGGATATGTTTTCCAACTCAATGATAAGGTTAAATTAAAGCCTGCTTTTCTGTCAAAATTTGTTCCGGGAGCGCCGGTTACTTTAGACCTGACGGCCAATGTTTTGTACAATAATAAATTTGAATTGGGTGCGGCCTATAGAGTAAACGATGCTGTAAGTGCTTTGTTGAATATAAACGTAACGCCAACTTTAAGAGTGGGCTATGCTTACGATCATACTTTATCGAATATGGGCAGGTTTAATTCAGGTACACACGAAATTATGCTGCTTTTTGATTTAGACTTATTAGGAAAAGGATATGATAAATCGCCAAGATTCTTTTAA